In one window of Scyliorhinus canicula chromosome 17, sScyCan1.1, whole genome shotgun sequence DNA:
- the LOC119951850 gene encoding zinc finger protein 271-like, with product RLSNLQSHQQTHTGERPFTCSQCGKGFTQLGNLRIHQRVHTGERPFTCSQCEKGFTTSSSFLKHQRVHTGERPFTCSQCEKGFMTSLNLLTHQRVHTGERPFTCSQCEKRFTVLRSLRIHQRVHTGEKPFTCSQCEKRFTQSSDLQKHQRIHTGERPFTCSQCEKGFAQLSNLRIHQRVHTGERPFTCSQCEKGFTQSSQLQRHQRVHTGERPFICSQREKGFTRLSHLQRHQRVHTGEKPFMCSQCEKGFTRLSHLRIHQRVHTGEKALTCS from the coding sequence cggttatccaacctgcagtcacaccagcaaactcacactggggagaggccgttcacctgctctcagtgtgggaagggattcactcagttaggcaacctgcggatacatcagcgagttcacactggggagaggccattcacctgctctcagtgtgagaagggattcactacttcatcgagcttcctgaaacaccagcgagttcacactggggagaggccgttcacctgctctcagtgtgagaagggattcatgaCTTCGttgaacctgctgacacaccagcgagttcacactggggagaggccgtttacttgctctcagtgtgagaagagattcactGTTTTAAGGAGCCTGCGgattcaccagcgagttcacactggggagaagccgttcacctgctctcagtgtgagaagagattcactcaatcatctgacctgcagaaacaccagcgaattcacactggggagaggccgttcacctgctctcagtgtgagaagggatttgctcaattatccaacctgcggatacatcagcgggtacacactggggagaggccgtttacctgctctcagtgtgagaagggattcactcaatcatcccagctgcagagacaccagcgagttcacacaggggagaggccattcatctgctctcagcgtgagaagggattcactcgattatcccacctgcagagacaccagcgagttcacacaggggagaagccgttcatgtgctctcagtgtgagaagggattcactcggttatcccacctgcggatacaccagcgtgttcacactggggagaaggcaTTAACCTGCTCTTAG